In Rhizophagus irregularis chromosome 7, complete sequence, a single genomic region encodes these proteins:
- a CDS encoding uncharacterized protein (SECRETED:cutsite_VVG-IP; SECRETED:prob_0.7058); SECRETED:SignalP(1-19) produces MFAQLYIIYIFFLVSAVVGIPVVNLQNQTFSTDGFVSARPKCTDPKNAKYKSSACATRKSVRVSCESFDHPGTAVDTNFSCGDGESCVDIDSNDAFCVDDKSAQLWDNDHESIFACSAPVLLVPPHKSFQLVAGMTTYSTNGNPIQVFELIAKYDDHFSDDFLFFKNHFTFPIKQENFSKKLSFCFHPGSFEEVQAVASLAYVLM; encoded by the coding sequence ATGTTTGctcaattatatattatatatattttctttttggttTCAGCTGTAGTAGGAATACCTGtagtaaatttacaaaatcagACTTTTAGCACTGATGGTTTTGTATCCGCTAGGCCTAAATGCACTGATCCTAAAAATGCTAAATATAAAAGCTCCGCTTGTGCTACAAGAAAATCAGTGAGGGTTTCATGTGAATCTTTTGATCATCCAGGCACAGCTGTAGATACTAATTTTAGCTGTGGAGATGGCGAATCTTGTGTTGATATTGACTCAAATGATGCATTCTGTGTTGACGATAAAAGTGCTCAATTATGGGACAATGATCATGAAAGTATATTCGCATGTTCAGCACCTGTTTTATTAGTGCCACCACATAAGTCTTTTCAACTTGTAGCTGGAATGACAACATATTCAACAAATGGGAATCCAATACAAGTATTTGAGCTAATAGCAAAATATGATGATCACTTCtcagatgattttttatttttcaaaaatcatttCACCTTCCCTATTAagcaagaaaatttttctaaaaagttGAGTTTCTGCTTCCATCCAGGCTCTTTTGAGGAAGTACAAGCTGTAGCTTCTCTAGCATATGTTTTAATGTGA
- a CDS encoding uncharacterized protein (SECRETED:cutsite_VVG-IP; SECRETED:prob_0.7058); SECRETED:SignalP(1-19), which produces MFAQLYIIYIFFLVSAVVGIPVVNLQNQTFSTDGFVSARPKCTDPKNAKYKSSACATRKSVRVSCESFDHPGTAVDTNFSCGDGESCVDIDSNDAFCVDDKSAQLWDNDHKSEFACSAPVLLVPPHKSFQLVAGMTTYSTNGNPIQVFKLIAKYDDHFSDDKLFFKNHFTFPIKQENFSKKLSFCFHPGSFEEVQAVASLAYVLM; this is translated from the coding sequence ATGTTTGctcaattatatattatatatattttctttttggttTCAGCTGTAGTAGGAATACCTGtagtaaatttacaaaatcagACTTTTAGCACTGATGGTTTTGTATCCGCTAGGCCTAAATGCACTGATCCTAAAAATGCTAAATATAAAAGCTCCGCTTGTGCTACAAGAAAATCAGTGAGGGTTTCATGTGAATCTTTTGATCATCCAGGCACAGCTGTAGATACTAATTTTAGCTGTGGAGATGGCGAATCTTGTGTTGATATTGACTCAAATGATGCATTTTGTGTTGACGATAAAAGTGCTCAATTATGGGACAATGATCATAAAAGTGAATTCGCATGTTCAGCACCTGTTTTATTAGTGCCACCACATAAGTCTTTTCAACTTGTAGCTGGAATGACAACATATTCAACAAATGGGAATCCAATACAAGTATTTAAGCTAATAGCAAAATATGATGATCACTTCTCAGATGATAagttatttttcaaaaatcatttCACCTTCCCTATTAagcaagaaaatttttctaaaaagttGAGTTTCTGCTTCCATCCAGGCTCTTTTGAGGAAGTACAAGCTGTAGCTTCTCTAGCATATGTTTTAATGTGA